In a single window of the Deinococcus aetherius genome:
- a CDS encoding nitrite/sulfite reductase: MSDLEALKKEVPPFQIFDLIPQYAEAGAIDPEMTDLLKWAGIYPQRPQEDGFLMMRVKVPTAEFSSETLRVVASISEDFGRGFLDVTDRQAFQFHWLTIDKVPQIFDRLEPIGLHTKGACGDTVRAVIASPLAGLDAREVIDVRPIAAAMEGTLSGNPDFQDLPRKFKISITATPELEGIHMINDIGFLAHRVGGEVGFDVWVGGGLGAVAHLAKRLGVFIRPEEVVEVGRAIAGAYRDHGYRVSRKKSRLKFLIKDIGVEKFREIVENDYLGRRLQDGPAAPVARFGGNDVLGVNPQGDGLNYVVVATTVGRIDPYKARRLADLADRYGKGVLRTTAFQNMMIPHVRSEDIAELTAELEAIDLAPKTTLRGTTIACTGTQFCRLALTETKARTANLVDHIEAKFADLDVPFTINLTGCSNACTRYQVADLGFMGALRGEEEVYNVHLAGSIGQAQRTGDKLKGFVPAVRLNEYTEAVLGDFRSGKLPGESFVEYADRVGHERFAPDAILKPEREVVGA; this comes from the coding sequence ATGAGCGACCTCGAAGCGCTGAAAAAAGAAGTTCCCCCCTTCCAAATCTTCGACCTGATCCCCCAGTACGCCGAGGCGGGCGCCATTGACCCGGAGATGACCGACCTGCTGAAGTGGGCGGGCATCTACCCCCAGCGGCCCCAGGAAGACGGCTTCCTGATGATGCGCGTCAAGGTCCCCACCGCCGAGTTCTCCTCCGAGACCCTGCGCGTGGTGGCGAGTATCTCCGAGGACTTCGGGCGGGGCTTCCTCGACGTGACCGACCGGCAGGCCTTCCAGTTCCACTGGCTGACCATCGACAAGGTGCCGCAGATTTTCGACCGCCTGGAGCCCATCGGCCTGCACACCAAAGGCGCTTGCGGCGACACCGTGCGCGCCGTGATCGCCTCGCCCCTGGCTGGCCTCGACGCCCGCGAGGTCATCGACGTGCGGCCCATCGCGGCGGCGATGGAGGGGACGCTCAGCGGCAACCCCGACTTTCAGGACCTGCCGCGCAAGTTCAAGATCTCGATCACCGCCACGCCCGAGCTTGAGGGCATCCATATGATCAACGACATCGGCTTCCTGGCCCACCGGGTGGGTGGCGAGGTCGGCTTCGACGTGTGGGTGGGCGGCGGCCTGGGCGCGGTGGCGCACCTCGCCAAGCGCCTCGGCGTGTTCATCCGGCCCGAGGAAGTGGTGGAGGTGGGCCGCGCTATCGCCGGGGCGTACCGCGACCACGGCTACCGCGTGAGCCGCAAGAAGAGCCGCCTGAAGTTCCTGATCAAGGACATCGGCGTCGAGAAGTTCCGCGAGATCGTGGAGAACGACTACCTGGGCCGCAGGCTGCAAGACGGCCCCGCCGCGCCCGTCGCCCGCTTCGGCGGCAACGACGTTCTCGGCGTCAACCCGCAAGGTGACGGCCTGAACTACGTCGTCGTGGCGACCACCGTGGGCCGCATCGACCCGTACAAGGCCCGCAGGCTCGCCGACCTCGCCGACCGTTACGGCAAGGGCGTGCTGCGCACCACCGCCTTCCAGAACATGATGATCCCGCACGTCCGCAGCGAGGACATCGCCGAGCTGACCGCCGAGCTGGAGGCCATCGACCTCGCGCCGAAGACCACCCTGCGGGGCACGACCATCGCCTGCACGGGGACCCAGTTCTGCCGCCTGGCGCTGACGGAAACGAAGGCGCGGACCGCCAACCTCGTGGACCACATCGAGGCGAAGTTCGCCGACCTCGACGTGCCCTTCACGATCAACCTGACGGGCTGCTCGAACGCCTGCACGCGCTACCAGGTCGCCGACCTGGGCTTCATGGGCGCGTTGCGCGGTGAGGAAGAGGTGTACAACGTCCACCTCGCCGGGAGCATCGGGCAGGCGCAGCGCACCGGGGACAAGCTCAAGGGCTTCGTGCCCGCCGTGCGGCTGAACGAGTACACGGAGGCGGTGCTGGGCGACTTCCGGTCGGGCAAGCTCCCCGGCGAGAGCTTCGTGGAGTACGCCGACCGGGTGGGCCACGAGCGCTTCGCCCCCGACGCGATCCTCAAGCCCGAGCGTGAGGTCGTGGGCGCATGA
- the sat gene encoding sulfate adenylyltransferase: MTTLPNPSPILLPAPLGGTLVNRVRRAGHDFDPAELEGLPRLELSDRSYADLEMLATGAYSPLKGFLGEADYLSVIEHMRLADGTPWSIPITLPVAREEAGRYTGRVVLTRGGKAVGTLDVEERYEARKGFEAREVYRTEDPAHPGVAALYTQGDVNLSGPVTLFEVPRGAFPLHHRTPFETREVIEARGWRTSVAFQTRNPIHRAHEYLHKVTLELVDGLLLHPLVGQTKGDDVPASTRVQAYEVLLDRYYPQARTLLSVYPAAMRYAGPREAILHALSRRNYGVTHFIVGRDHAGVGNYYGTYDAQEIFGNFTREELGIQILKFEHTFYCRTCGQLVSPRTCPHGSEHHLVLSGTKVREKLRAGEDLPPEFTRPEVAEVLREAYTRQP; this comes from the coding sequence ATGACGACGCTCCCCAACCCCTCCCCCATCCTCCTGCCCGCACCCCTCGGCGGCACCCTCGTCAACCGCGTGCGGCGGGCCGGGCACGACTTCGACCCCGCCGAGCTGGAGGGCCTGCCCCGGCTGGAACTCTCCGACCGCTCGTACGCCGACCTGGAGATGCTGGCGACGGGCGCGTACTCGCCGCTGAAGGGCTTTCTCGGCGAGGCCGACTACCTGAGCGTGATCGAGCACATGCGCTTGGCGGACGGCACTCCCTGGAGCATCCCGATCACCCTGCCCGTCGCCCGTGAGGAGGCGGGGCGGTACACGGGCCGCGTGGTGCTCACCCGTGGCGGCAAGGCGGTCGGGACGCTGGACGTGGAGGAGCGGTACGAGGCGCGCAAGGGCTTCGAGGCGCGGGAGGTCTACCGGACGGAGGACCCCGCGCACCCCGGCGTAGCGGCGCTCTACACCCAGGGGGACGTGAACTTGAGCGGGCCCGTGACCCTCTTCGAGGTGCCGCGCGGCGCCTTCCCGCTGCACCACCGCACCCCCTTTGAAACGCGCGAGGTGATCGAGGCGCGGGGCTGGCGCACGTCGGTGGCCTTCCAGACGCGCAATCCGATTCACCGGGCGCACGAATACCTGCACAAGGTCACGCTGGAACTCGTGGACGGCCTGCTGCTGCACCCGCTCGTCGGGCAGACGAAGGGGGACGACGTGCCCGCCTCCACCCGCGTGCAGGCCTATGAGGTGCTGCTCGACCGCTACTACCCGCAGGCCAGGACCCTGCTCAGCGTGTACCCCGCCGCCATGCGCTACGCCGGGCCGCGCGAGGCGATCTTGCACGCGCTCTCAAGGCGCAACTACGGGGTGACGCACTTCATCGTGGGGCGCGACCACGCGGGGGTGGGGAACTATTACGGGACCTACGACGCGCAGGAGATCTTCGGCAACTTCACCCGCGAGGAGCTGGGTATTCAGATTCTCAAGTTCGAGCACACCTTCTATTGCCGGACCTGCGGCCAGCTCGTCAGCCCGCGCACCTGCCCCCACGGCAGCGAGCACCACCTCGTCCTCAGCGGCACCAAGGTGCGCGAAAAGCTGCGTGCTGGCGAGGATCTGCCCCCCGAATTCACCCGCCCGGAAGTGGCCGAGGTTCTGCGCGAGGCCTACACCCGGCAGCCTTAA
- the pyrF gene encoding orotidine-5'-phosphate decarboxylase codes for MTFAAALTERTRRLQTRLCVGLDPRPGAYRDAAHLRAHTLDVLEVTAPFAACVKPQLAFFEALGLPGFALLEEVCAAARLLGLPVILDGKRGDIGSTAQAYAQGWLSGPHAGDALTVNPFLGFGTLTPFVEAARANGGAVFVLVKTSNPDQADLQGGGVSERVAAEVARLGAGEEGEYAGVGAVVGATHPRDLAAFRALMPRALLLLPGLGAQGGAAAELAPAFHPGGTGALASASRAVGYADGLDVTASREAARRLRDELNAALG; via the coding sequence ATGACCTTCGCCGCCGCCCTCACCGAGCGCACCCGCCGCCTCCAGACCCGGCTGTGCGTGGGCCTCGACCCCCGCCCCGGCGCGTACCGGGACGCGGCTCACCTGCGGGCGCACACGCTCGACGTGCTGGAGGTGACCGCTCCCTTCGCCGCCTGCGTCAAGCCGCAACTCGCCTTTTTCGAGGCGCTGGGCCTGCCCGGCTTCGCGCTGTTGGAGGAGGTCTGCGCGGCGGCGCGGTTGCTCGGCCTGCCCGTGATCCTCGACGGCAAGCGGGGGGACATCGGCTCGACGGCACAGGCCTACGCGCAGGGGTGGCTGAGCGGCCCTCACGCCGGGGACGCGCTGACCGTTAATCCCTTCCTGGGCTTCGGGACGCTGACCCCATTCGTGGAGGCGGCCCGGGCGAACGGCGGCGCGGTCTTCGTCCTCGTGAAGACGAGCAATCCCGATCAAGCGGACCTCCAGGGTGGGGGCGTCAGCGAGCGCGTGGCCGCCGAGGTCGCCCGCCTGGGGGCCGGGGAGGAGGGGGAATACGCGGGCGTGGGGGCGGTCGTCGGCGCGACCCATCCGCGCGACCTCGCCGCCTTCCGAGCCTTGATGCCCCGCGCCCTGCTGCTGCTGCCCGGGTTGGGCGCGCAGGGCGGGGCCGCCGCCGAACTCGCCCCGGCCTTCCACCCCGGGGGAACGGGGGCGCTGGCGAGCGCGAGCCGGGCGGTGGGGTACGCGGACGGGCTGGACGTAACGGCGAGCCGGGAGGCGGCGCGGCGGCTGCGGGACGAGTTGAACGCGGCGCTGGGCTGA
- a CDS encoding aliphatic sulfonate ABC transporter substrate-binding protein — MTPRPTLLALSLALLAPTAAAQGATTVRLGYFPNLTHAPALVGLERGTFQKALGKVKLEPKEFVSGTTLTEAFAAGQIDIAYIGPGPAINAAARGMPLQIVAGASEAGAVLIARKGSGIRTYKDLAGKRVAVPSLGNTQDISLRHILKEQGLGAQTDGGNVTVTPVAPADVLAAFAANRVDATLVPEPWGAALEAQGHLLIGNEKTVWRGGAYPTTVVIVNTKFAQANPALVAAFLGAHGKAVAFLTGKPAAAAASVNRELEALTGQKIDPRVLQRAMNRTRFTTALDPAALNEYAALNVEAGYARGTVNLAPFLNPGFQKR, encoded by the coding sequence ATGACCCCAAGACCGACGTTGTTGGCCCTGAGCCTCGCCCTCCTCGCTCCGACCGCCGCTGCCCAGGGGGCGACGACCGTGCGGCTCGGTTACTTTCCCAACCTGACCCACGCGCCCGCACTTGTGGGGCTGGAGCGCGGCACCTTCCAGAAGGCGCTCGGGAAGGTGAAGCTGGAACCCAAGGAATTCGTCTCGGGGACGACGCTGACGGAAGCCTTCGCGGCGGGGCAGATCGACATCGCGTACATCGGCCCGGGCCCGGCGATCAATGCGGCGGCGCGGGGGATGCCCCTCCAGATCGTCGCGGGGGCGAGCGAGGCGGGCGCGGTGCTCATCGCGCGCAAGGGCAGCGGGATCAGGACGTACAAGGACCTCGCGGGGAAGCGGGTGGCGGTGCCCAGCCTGGGCAACACCCAGGACATCAGCCTGCGGCACATCCTCAAGGAACAGGGCCTGGGGGCGCAGACGGACGGCGGCAACGTGACCGTGACCCCGGTTGCGCCCGCCGACGTGCTGGCCGCCTTCGCGGCGAACCGGGTGGACGCCACGCTGGTGCCCGAGCCCTGGGGCGCGGCGCTGGAGGCGCAGGGACACCTCCTGATCGGCAACGAGAAGACGGTGTGGCGCGGGGGCGCGTATCCCACGACCGTCGTGATCGTGAACACGAAGTTCGCGCAGGCCAACCCGGCGCTCGTCGCGGCCTTTCTGGGGGCGCACGGGAAGGCGGTGGCCTTCCTGACGGGCAAGCCCGCTGCCGCCGCCGCCTCGGTGAACAGGGAGCTGGAGGCGCTGACCGGGCAGAAGATCGACCCGCGCGTCCTGCAACGGGCCATGAACCGCACCCGCTTCACGACGGCGCTCGACCCGGCGGCCCTGAACGAGTACGCGGCCCTCAACGTCGAGGCCGGGTACGCCCGGGGCACCGTCAACCTCGCCCCCTTCCTCAACCCGGGCTTTCAGAAGCGGTGA
- a CDS encoding ABC transporter permease: MTTTSLGTPTPVRRPSRWRMFVWQLLGLGLLLALWWLVTDVLRLYPPYVFPSPRAVWTEISYGLWGTGPQDGKLLAGIGNSLRRVLVGYVSAVLLGGVVGLLMGAWRPLRDTLGAYLTGIQSVPSIAFVPFAILFFGLNERAVLFVVILEGFIPVALAVSGALMNVPPALRVAGRTLGARGLDLTTGVLLPSAVPSILTGLRTAWSFAWRALVGAELLVSASASLGSQLEIGRNTANMALVIATILTIGVIGGIFDAVLRALETRVRRDYGLEVQQ, encoded by the coding sequence ATGACGACGACCTCCCTGGGCACCCCCACCCCCGTCCGCCGCCCCTCCCGCTGGCGAATGTTCGTCTGGCAACTCCTCGGGCTCGGGCTGCTGCTCGCCCTGTGGTGGCTGGTCACCGACGTGCTGAGGCTCTACCCGCCCTACGTCTTCCCCAGCCCGCGCGCCGTATGGACCGAGATCAGCTACGGCCTGTGGGGCACCGGGCCGCAGGACGGCAAGCTGCTCGCCGGGATCGGCAACAGCCTGCGGCGGGTGCTCGTCGGTTACGTCAGCGCCGTGCTGCTCGGCGGCGTGGTCGGCCTGCTGATGGGCGCTTGGCGGCCCCTGCGCGACACCCTCGGCGCGTACCTGACCGGCATCCAGAGCGTGCCCTCCATCGCCTTCGTGCCCTTCGCCATCCTCTTTTTCGGGCTGAACGAGCGGGCGGTGCTGTTCGTGGTGATTCTGGAGGGCTTTATACCGGTGGCGCTCGCCGTCTCGGGCGCGCTGATGAACGTGCCCCCGGCGCTGCGGGTGGCGGGCCGGACGCTGGGGGCGCGTGGGCTGGACCTCACGACCGGCGTGCTGCTGCCCAGTGCGGTGCCCAGCATCCTGACGGGGCTGCGGACCGCGTGGAGCTTCGCGTGGCGGGCGCTGGTGGGGGCGGAACTGCTCGTCAGCGCGAGCGCCAGCCTGGGCTCTCAACTGGAGATCGGGCGCAACACGGCGAACATGGCGCTGGTGATCGCCACCATCCTGACCATCGGCGTGATCGGGGGAATATTTGACGCCGTGCTGCGCGCCCTGGAGACTCGCGTGCGGCGCGACTACGGACTGGAGGTGCAACAATGA
- the cysC gene encoding adenylyl-sulfate kinase, giving the protein MTATLNRPEVGTGRVVWFTGLSGAGKSTLASALYEELTARGVPVELLDGDAVRENLSKGLGFSRQDRDTNVRRIAFVAGLLARHGVTVLVSAISPYADTRREVLNGLPNPTEVFVDAPLEVVTQRDVKGLYLRALAGEIPHFTGVSDPYEAPETPDLHLRTDRIGVEEGLGQLLRHLGYEA; this is encoded by the coding sequence ATGACCGCCACCCTCAACCGTCCCGAGGTCGGCACGGGCCGGGTGGTGTGGTTCACCGGCCTCTCCGGCGCGGGCAAGAGCACGCTGGCGAGCGCCCTGTACGAAGAACTCACTGCCCGTGGTGTGCCGGTCGAACTCCTCGACGGGGACGCGGTGCGCGAGAACCTGAGCAAGGGGCTGGGCTTTTCCAGGCAGGACCGCGACACCAACGTCCGGCGCATCGCCTTCGTGGCGGGGCTGCTCGCTAGGCACGGGGTGACCGTGCTCGTGAGCGCGATCAGCCCCTACGCGGACACCCGGCGTGAGGTGCTGAATGGCCTGCCCAACCCGACCGAAGTGTTCGTGGACGCCCCGCTGGAGGTTGTCACCCAGCGCGACGTGAAGGGCCTGTACCTCAGGGCGCTCGCCGGGGAAATCCCGCACTTCACGGGCGTCTCCGACCCCTACGAGGCGCCCGAGACGCCCGATCTGCACCTGCGCACCGACCGCATCGGCGTGGAGGAGGGCCTGGGTCAACTCCTCCGACACCTGGGGTACGAGGCATGA
- a CDS encoding 3-keto-5-aminohexanoate cleavage protein has translation MLLKACLNGGRPVGSHPTLPVTPDELADSAREAVAAGAGALHLHPRDEGGRESLEAGVVAAALNAVRAACPGIPVGTSSGFWILPDVEGQLSAARAWTVRPDFVSVNWHEPHAVPFAETLLELGVGVEAGLWTVAATRAFLGWPSRDRALRVLVEVMDREPQEASTEAAAILALLDEAEVTLPRLLHGTGVSVWPLLHEAARRGLDTRIGLEDTLTLPDGTPARDNAHLVRTARDVLASPRLRAES, from the coding sequence ATGCTCCTGAAAGCCTGCCTGAACGGGGGTCGTCCCGTGGGAAGCCACCCGACCCTGCCCGTCACCCCGGACGAGCTCGCGGACTCGGCGCGGGAGGCGGTGGCGGCGGGAGCCGGGGCGTTGCACCTGCACCCGCGCGACGAGGGGGGCCGCGAGTCGCTGGAGGCGGGGGTCGTGGCCGCTGCCCTGAACGCCGTCCGTGCCGCCTGCCCCGGCATCCCCGTCGGCACTTCCAGCGGCTTCTGGATTCTGCCGGACGTGGAGGGGCAACTCTCCGCCGCCCGTGCCTGGACGGTGCGCCCCGACTTTGTATCGGTGAACTGGCACGAGCCACATGCCGTTCCCTTCGCGGAGACGTTGCTGGAGTTGGGTGTGGGCGTGGAGGCTGGGCTCTGGACCGTGGCGGCGACCCGTGCCTTCCTCGGCTGGCCCTCCCGCGACCGGGCGCTGCGGGTCCTGGTGGAGGTGATGGACCGGGAGCCGCAGGAGGCGTCGACGGAGGCTGCCGCCATCCTCGCCCTGCTCGACGAGGCCGAAGTCACGCTGCCCCGCCTGCTGCACGGCACGGGGGTGAGTGTGTGGCCCCTCCTCCACGAGGCCGCCCGCCGGGGACTCGACACCCGCATCGGCCTGGAGGACACCCTGACCCTCCCGGACGGCACGCCCGCGCGGGACAACGCCCACCTCGTGAGGACCGCGCGGGACGTGTTGGCCTCACCCCGGCTGAGGGCTGAGAGCTGA
- a CDS encoding DUF1028 domain-containing protein codes for MTFSIVGRDPATGDLGVAVASKFLAVGALVPFARSGVGAVATQSYVNPNFGPDGLRLLAEGLGPEEVAARFQAEDADIAQRQFGIVGADGRSVTYSGAGCHAWAGGFTGTDVAIQGNILVGPEVVDAMVAGWEAGAGQPLPRRLLGALRAGDAAGGDRRGRQSAALLCVGPGRGYGGLTDDWVNLRADDHPDPCAELERLLGIYDLLFGRPETTVELDEDGRRWLRALLIRQDYASSLPGGEWDPDTEAAVWALFGTENLEERWVPGGRFDPVALEYLRERFGE; via the coding sequence ATGACCTTTTCCATCGTGGGCCGCGACCCCGCCACGGGCGACCTGGGCGTGGCGGTGGCGAGCAAGTTCCTGGCGGTCGGCGCCCTCGTCCCCTTCGCGCGCTCGGGCGTAGGTGCGGTGGCGACCCAGAGCTACGTGAACCCCAACTTCGGGCCGGACGGGTTGCGGCTCCTCGCCGAGGGGCTGGGCCCGGAGGAGGTCGCCGCGCGCTTCCAGGCCGAGGACGCCGACATCGCCCAGCGGCAGTTCGGGATCGTGGGGGCGGACGGGCGGAGCGTCACCTACAGCGGCGCGGGCTGCCACGCCTGGGCGGGCGGCTTCACCGGGACGGACGTGGCGATCCAGGGCAACATCCTGGTCGGGCCGGAGGTCGTGGACGCGATGGTCGCGGGGTGGGAGGCGGGCGCCGGGCAGCCCCTCCCCCGCCGATTGCTCGGGGCGCTGCGGGCCGGGGACGCGGCGGGCGGCGACCGCAGGGGGAGACAATCGGCGGCCCTGCTGTGCGTCGGGCCGGGGCGCGGCTACGGCGGCCTCACCGACGACTGGGTGAACCTGCGCGCGGACGACCACCCCGACCCCTGCGCCGAACTCGAACGCCTGCTCGGAATCTACGACCTCCTCTTCGGACGCCCCGAGACGACCGTGGAACTCGACGAGGACGGGCGGCGCTGGCTGCGGGCCCTCCTGATCCGCCAGGACTACGCCAGTTCCCTTCCCGGAGGCGAGTGGGACCCCGACACCGAGGCTGCCGTCTGGGCCCTCTTCGGCACCGAGAATCTGGAGGAACGCTGGGTGCCGGGGGGAAGGTTCGACCCGGTGGCGCTGGAGTACCTGCGGGAACGGTTCGGGGAGTGA
- a CDS encoding fasciclin domain-containing protein, whose amino-acid sequence MPTGNTIAAVVSNDPNFSTLLSAVQAAGLTQTLSGSGPFTVFAPTNAAFAKVPQDQLQALLNDPARLRAVLLYHVVPGRVTSAQVAGLSSARTVQGGTLNVSASGGTVRINDATVTQADVPASNGVIHVIDTVLLPPS is encoded by the coding sequence GTGCCGACCGGGAACACCATTGCGGCGGTCGTGTCGAACGATCCCAATTTCAGCACCCTGCTCTCGGCGGTGCAGGCGGCGGGGCTCACGCAGACCCTGTCGGGAAGCGGGCCATTCACGGTCTTCGCGCCCACGAACGCGGCCTTCGCCAAGGTGCCGCAGGACCAGCTTCAGGCCCTCCTGAACGACCCGGCGCGGCTCCGGGCCGTCCTGCTCTACCACGTCGTGCCCGGGCGGGTCACCTCGGCGCAGGTCGCGGGCCTGAGCAGCGCCCGGACGGTGCAGGGCGGCACGCTCAACGTCAGCGCGAGCGGCGGCACGGTGCGGATCAACGACGCGACCGTGACCCAGGCCGACGTGCCCGCGAGCAACGGCGTGATCCACGTCATCGACACGGTGCTGCTGCCGCCGAGCTAG
- a CDS encoding phosphoadenylyl-sulfate reductase, with amino-acid sequence MTALNDRPEVRTPEQGGVPLTTEPRAPREAPGVPDATAPEFTPETDPLDVIRWALGAHPDLLMPSAFNLNGVVLLDLAARAGYRGEVVFVDTGYHFPETLQTKDRLAARYPEMTFVTLNEGANPEDGQTPPDLYASDPDACCAVRKVAPLQTHLREKKLSALLNGRSRDQAATRADIPFVETGGARVKINPLAHWTRERLEAYAAEHSLPVNPLYFDGFLSVGCWTCTRAVRPGEDARAGRWAGKGKTECGLWVGESKL; translated from the coding sequence ATGACCGCCCTGAACGACCGACCCGAGGTGCGGACCCCCGAGCAGGGGGGCGTGCCGCTGACCACCGAGCCGCGCGCTCCCCGCGAGGCGCCCGGCGTGCCTGACGCGACCGCCCCCGAGTTCACGCCCGAGACTGATCCCCTCGACGTGATCCGCTGGGCGCTGGGGGCCCACCCCGACCTGCTGATGCCGAGTGCCTTCAACCTCAACGGCGTCGTGCTGCTCGACCTCGCGGCGCGGGCGGGCTACCGGGGCGAGGTCGTGTTCGTGGACACGGGCTACCACTTTCCCGAGACGCTGCAAACCAAGGACCGGCTCGCCGCGCGTTACCCCGAGATGACCTTCGTGACGCTGAACGAGGGCGCGAACCCGGAGGACGGGCAGACGCCGCCCGACCTGTACGCGAGCGATCCCGACGCATGTTGCGCGGTTCGGAAGGTGGCACCCCTCCAGACCCATCTACGCGAGAAGAAGCTCTCGGCCCTCCTCAATGGCCGCAGCCGTGATCAGGCCGCCACCCGCGCAGACATTCCCTTCGTGGAGACGGGCGGGGCGCGTGTGAAGATCAACCCCCTCGCCCACTGGACGCGCGAGCGGCTGGAGGCGTACGCAGCCGAGCACAGCCTTCCCGTCAACCCACTGTATTTCGACGGCTTCCTGTCCGTGGGCTGCTGGACCTGCACGCGGGCCGTGCGCCCCGGCGAGGACGCCCGCGCCGGACGCTGGGCGGGCAAGGGCAAGACGGAATGCGGGCTGTGGGTCGGGGAGAGCAAGCTCTAG
- a CDS encoding VanW family protein, producing MTRTARRGPFPFGLTLRLLLLGGVVGAVGSAGLAPATSRPPRPAPPLPFTLQVSAPEPLLRGGKVERPLIQGKYVLTLTPEQARQAREGESVEPLGAALEAVYAKINAREPRDAVFRNVGGIWTAQAQTGWTVQRDVTERALLGALREGRRTAQVEVGLTPPARSVRTLRERGVVAHLAAGESSFAGSPDFRIHNIRVGGGRLHGGWVEPGAVFDFNARTGPINRERGFVPGYVIAGGTLALEDGGGICQVSTTVFRAAYLAGLPIVERHAHSHQVAYYDPVGFEATVYAPSKNLRFRNDTGRPLLVQVSWNLKRQTLRVDLFGGPPDRQVRLSEPRVSARRAALPPTFLADPKLAPGETRRVDMPASGMRVELARQVRMKDGRILTDRLLSRYRPWGGVFAVHPTDDRLR from the coding sequence GTGACCAGAACCGCCCGCCGGGGCCCGTTCCCCTTCGGACTCACGCTGCGGCTTCTGCTGCTGGGTGGCGTCGTGGGCGCCGTGGGGTCGGCAGGCCTCGCCCCGGCGACGAGCCGCCCGCCACGCCCGGCCCCTCCCCTGCCCTTCACCCTCCAGGTCAGCGCCCCCGAGCCCCTCCTGCGGGGCGGGAAGGTCGAGCGGCCCCTCATCCAGGGGAAGTACGTCCTGACCCTCACCCCCGAGCAGGCCCGGCAGGCTCGGGAGGGGGAGTCGGTGGAGCCCCTGGGGGCCGCACTGGAGGCCGTCTACGCGAAGATCAACGCCCGCGAGCCGCGCGACGCGGTATTCCGCAACGTGGGCGGCATCTGGACCGCCCAGGCGCAGACCGGGTGGACGGTCCAGCGCGACGTGACGGAGCGGGCGCTGCTGGGCGCCCTGCGGGAAGGGCGGCGCACGGCCCAGGTCGAGGTCGGCCTCACCCCTCCCGCGAGGAGCGTGCGGACGCTGCGGGAGCGGGGAGTCGTCGCCCATCTCGCGGCGGGCGAGTCGAGCTTCGCGGGCAGCCCGGACTTCCGGATCCACAACATCCGGGTCGGGGGAGGCAGGCTGCACGGGGGGTGGGTGGAGCCGGGCGCCGTCTTCGACTTCAATGCCCGCACCGGGCCCATCAACCGGGAGCGCGGCTTCGTGCCGGGGTACGTGATCGCGGGGGGCACCCTCGCGCTGGAGGACGGCGGCGGCATCTGCCAGGTGAGCACGACCGTCTTCCGCGCCGCGTATCTGGCGGGGCTCCCTATCGTCGAGCGGCACGCGCACTCCCATCAGGTCGCCTACTACGACCCCGTGGGGTTCGAGGCGACCGTGTACGCGCCGAGCAAGAACCTGCGCTTTCGCAACGACACGGGCAGGCCCCTGCTGGTGCAGGTCTCGTGGAACCTGAAACGGCAGACCCTGCGCGTGGACCTGTTCGGCGGGCCCCCCGACCGGCAGGTCCGGCTCTCGGAACCCCGCGTCAGCGCCCGCCGGGCGGCCCTCCCGCCGACCTTCCTGGCCGATCCAAAGCTCGCCCCCGGCGAGACGCGGCGGGTGGACATGCCCGCCTCCGGGATGAGGGTGGAGCTTGCCCGTCAGGTGCGGATGAAGGATGGACGGATTCTGACCGACCGCCTGCTCAGCCGCTACCGGCCCTGGGGCGGTGTCTTCGCCGTCCACCCGACGGACGACCGCTTGCGGTAG
- a CDS encoding Rrf2 family transcriptional regulator, producing the protein MRLSATDVYAFQALGFLGMQDPARWVASEEISDATGVHRPYLVRILAALTAKGIVKSKKGIGGGYTLARKPHLISLCEVVRAIDGPVAPLSCISLNWHEPCVEEDRCHARATVYKRMRDAMLAVLQEFSVQDLVVDARQGVSYGHCLRHLLKPNA; encoded by the coding sequence ATGCGGCTTTCCGCCACCGACGTGTACGCCTTCCAGGCGCTCGGCTTCCTGGGGATGCAGGACCCGGCGCGCTGGGTCGCCAGCGAGGAGATCAGCGACGCGACCGGCGTCCACCGCCCCTACCTCGTGCGGATTCTGGCGGCGCTCACGGCCAAGGGCATCGTCAAGAGCAAGAAGGGCATCGGCGGCGGCTACACGCTGGCCCGCAAACCGCACCTGATCAGCCTGTGCGAGGTCGTGCGCGCCATCGACGGCCCGGTCGCGCCCCTCTCGTGCATCAGCCTCAACTGGCACGAGCCGTGCGTGGAAGAAGACCGCTGCCACGCCCGCGCCACCGTCTACAAGCGGATGCGCGACGCGATGCTCGCCGTCTTGCAGGAATTCAGCGTGCAGGACCTCGTGGTGGACGCGCGGCAGGGCGTGAGCTACGGGCACTGCCTGAGGCATCTGCTCAAGCCGAACGCCTAA